In Streptomyces sclerotialus, the DNA window CGTCCTGCCGAGCAGCTGCGCGACCTCCGTGATGAGCGGGAGGAGGAGCGTTCCGACGCCCCTGTCCTGGTAGTCGTCGGCCAGAGTGGGGCCGAAGCGGCAGTCGGTCCGCTCGGTGAGGCGGATGCCCGCTTTCCGATAACGCGCGATGTCTGCCGCAGTGAGCGCGAGGCTGAATTCCAGCAGGCCGACGATCCTGCCGGCAGGCGCGTACGCACCTTTGAGGGCCGGTACTTCCTCGAGTACCAACCTGAGTTTGTCGTAGCGCGCGATCGCGTCGCACAGTTCCCGGGCCGCCGCGAGGTCGTACCCGTCGAACGTGCTGAGCCGCCGCGTTTCGGGAGACAACGCCGTGAGGAAGGCCGCCAGCCGCTCCGCGTCGGCACACGTGAGGGGCCGGAAGACGAGCACGCGGCCACCAGGCGGCTTCAGACGGCGCGTCAGAATCACTGGGTCTTCGGCAATCTCCGTCAGGCTGAGCACGCGTGAGCCCTCACACCAGACCCCACCTCACCACCCCCTTCATCCGGCTATGAATCGAGGACGGCGGCGACGGCTTCGATCTCGACGAGCTGGTCGTCGTAGCCGAGGACGGTGACACCCATCAACGTGCTGGGTACGTCGTGTTCACCGAAGGCGTCGCGGACCACTTCCCACGCGCTGACCAGGTCTTCCTGCCGGGAGGACGCGACGAGGACCCGGGTGCTGATGACGTCGTACATCGACGCGCCGGCCGCGGCGAGGGCGGTCTGCATGTTCTCGACGGCCTTCGCGGCTTGGCCCGCATAGTCTCCGATCGCCGCTGTCGAACCGTCCTCGTTCAGCGGGCATGCGCCGGCAAGAAAGATGAGCCGCGAACCGGCGGGGGCGGTGGCCGCGTAGGCATACTCGGCGACATCGGACAGGGAGTCGGAGCGGATCAAGGTGATGGCACGGCCCGTGGTCATTCGGTCTCCTCCGGTCGGTTGGTCGGTCAGGTACAACCAAGCGCAGTCATCCTGCCAAGGACGCTCCGGCCCCGCTTCTTCTTTTCCGGCGGTGACTTCCTAGGCGGTGACTTCCTCGGCGGCGACTTCTTCGGCGGGATTTCTTTGGCGGCGACCGGCGCGTGCAGGCGCATCCCCACGGTTCAGCGCTTGCCCGTGCGTACCGCTCCCGCGCTCGCCGCGACCACCATGGCGACCGCGGCGCACTGCGGCAGCGACAGCCCCTGGCCCAGCACCAGGAAACCGGCCAGGGCAGCAACGGCCGGCGCCAGACTCGTGAGTACGGCGATCGTCGCCGCGGGCAGTCGGCGCAGGGCGAGCAGTTCCAGAGCGTAGGGCACCCCCGAGCTCATGACCGCGATGGCCGGCCCCAGGCCGAGCACCTCCGGTCCGAACAGCGTCGCGACCGACGTTCCGATGCCCAGCGGCAGACTGACCAGCGCGGCGACTGCCATCGCGATCGTCAGGCCGTCCAGCCGTGGGAAGCGGGCCCCCGCACGTGCGCGACAGCCCGCCCGGTCGCGGCCATCGAGGTGTCCAACACCGACGAGTGGCTCATCGCGAGCGCCGCGGACCGCGCGGTGGGCATCTCCACGACGGCCACCCCGCGGAACCACACCCCCCGTCATTGGTCCACCGCCCGCTCTCGGACGCACCGGCTGTCCCCGTCGTCATCGTCTGGCGCGACGGACCAGGCCACCCTGCCATTCCGGACCTGGTGGCACTGGCACATGAGGTCATCCGGACCGGAGAACCCCTGTGACTGGTACTGGAGACCCTGTGATCAAGGGTCGTCCCATAACTGATCCTTGAGTTGTTGCAGGCCGTTCGGCGTCGTGCGGGGCGGGTCTTCCGGAGGAGCGTCTGCCTCGTCAGCGAGATAGTCCCAGGAACCGGGTGGCCGAGGTCCACGCCTGACGGCTGTGCACGGCGGAGTAGTGAGGACTGCCGGGATCGCAGAAGCCATGGCGACAGGGGTGCACCTCCGTCACGACACCCTTCCGGTCCACCAGGCGTTCGGTGATTGCCGGCACCGAGAAGCTGGGCTCCTGCTCGGCGAAGATCACGAGGCACGGGGCGGTCGGTTGAATGTCCAGGTGGTCACGGATCCGGGATCCGTAGAAGCACACTGCGCCGTCCACGGCGCCGGTCCCGGAGGCGAGCCAGGTGCTGGTGGCTCCGACGCTGAAACCGATGCAGAGCACTCTGCGATAGCGCTCACGAAGGCCCTCGGCGTACTGCGCGAGTGCGTTGCCCATGCCTGCCACGCCTGGGGTTCGCGTGAATTGTCGGTATGCCTCGGACTCGTCTTCGCGGGCGTACACGACGCCCGATGGAAGGAAACCGGGTGTGAAGACATCGCAGCGGTACGGGCGGAGCATCTTGGCGACGCCGCTGATGTGCTCGTTGACCCCGTATATCTCGTGGGCGACGACCACGGCCGTGTCGTGGCCGTTACTGTCCCGGGAGTGGCTTGCCATGAAAGGACTGTAACCAGGTCAAACACTGATGATCAGCTGGTGGCTGATGAGTTGATGTTGGACCGCGTCGGGAGCGCACCCCTTCGGATCGCCTGTTCACGAATGAGATGATCTTGGTGTGGTGGGCGTGATCTCGGTGTCGGAGCCGTCCTGGGCGGCCCCGTTCACCGGGCTGAGCCCGCGCTGCTCACGCACGTTGATGACGGTGGTACGCCGAGAAGTCACCAACGAGCCGGTGCGCGGACGGCCATGGGGCCTGTTCCCCGGAGGGCCGTGATGCCGCACCGCCGGGCGCAGGGTCAGGCCGCACTCCCGGGCTGGAAACAGGAACACAATTGCTTCCACGAGCAGGTACGGTTCCGAGTGGAGCACGTCTTCGCCCGCATGAAGGGGTGGAAGAGCCTGCGTGACGGCCGCCTCAAGGACGATGGCGTGCACCACGCGATGCTTGGCATCGCGCACCCGCACAACCTCGCCCTCACGGACCGAGCGAACAACTCGGCCGGTGGCCATCCGCCTCCCGCCGCAAAGAAGATCGGTTACGGGACGACCCCCTACCCTTGGTGACCGCCGCAATTCAATGCTGTGATGTACGCGGCCGACCTGCTGCTCCCGGTCGTCGACTTCGGCCAGGAGAAGGCGTTCGCGCCCACCGGGCCGTACCAGTGGCTGGCCTTCCTCCTCACGGCGGCGGGCTGGGTGTTCGCCACCACCGTGGCAGCCGGCGCCACACGCAGCCTCACACGTCAATGACGCATGGCGAACCCGCTTGATCAGGTCCTGGTAGAGCCTCATGGCCGGCTCAGTTGGCTGTTGTCTCGAGGTCCGTGTCGGAAAGCTCCTCCGCTCCCGGCTTCCCCCTGTCGGGGTAGCCGCCCGCGCCTCGGCGGGTGACGCGGAGCATGTCGTGCATGGCGTCCGCCGTGGTGATGATTTCGTCGAACAGGGCATGCATCGAGGCCCTGGTGTCCGCGAACCACTTGTCGAATTCCTTGCGGTCGCTCGGCGGGAGTTCATTGTCCCGCGCCTGCCTTCGAGCATCCTGGTCGATGATTATCGACTCCAGCACGTCGCCACTGTAGGCCCTGATCGCCGCGCCGCCGTTCCAGTCCCTCGTACCGCACGTGTCCACGGCGGCCAGCACGTTGCGGGACAGTTCCGAGTACCTCAGTGAGTTGGGGTCGGAACCGCTCGCGTCCTTCGCGGCTCCTTGCATCGCGGAACGGAACCGGGGGTGCTCCCGCTTGACCCCCGCCTTCGCCGCTTCCTCCTTCAGCCTTTCCAGCTTCCCCTTCGCCCCTTGCTGGGCAAGCGCCCGGCCCCGCTGCTCCTTGCTCAGACTCCGGCCTTGATCGTTGAGTTCCTTGATCCGCTGATCCCGCATGCTCTTCAATTTGCTGTGAACATTGTCAGCCAGCGAATTGAGCGCGTTGAAGATGTGCTCTCCCTGCTTCGATGAGCCGGTGTTCTTCGGTGCGCGCTGAACGTCGGCCGACTGAGCTGAAGGGGAAACGGCGTGTTGCGGGCCGTCCGCTGCCGATTCCCCGGGTTGCCGGCTGTCCACGGCACGCTGGACGGGGGCGGCCATGACCCGGGTGGCGTTGGCTTCGGCCTCGCGCTCGAAACGGTCGGAGGGGTCGGAGACCTTGAGTCCGGCCCCGTTGTCGGTACCGGCAACGGGCCCCTGGCGCTGCTGGATGACGTGTGTCAGCTCGTGGGCGAGCGTGTGCTTGTCGGCGCCGCCGTCACCGATGACGACGTGATTGCCCGAGGTGTAGGCGCGGGCACCCACTTCGGCGGCGGAAGCCCGGGCAGTGCTGTCGGTGTGGAGGCGGACATCGGAGAAGTCGGCGCCGAGACGGGCTTCCATCTCCTGGCGTACCGCTTGGTCCATGGGCTGTCCGCCGCTGCTGAGTACGTCGTGGACGGCGGAGCGCTGTACGGGAGCGGGGGCCGACTCGGTCTGCTGGTGACCGCAGCCGGCGCTGTGCTCGTGGTGTTCCTCCTCGTTCGCCCGCTGGAGCATGCGGGCGACGGCAGCGTTGCCGGCGGACCGCTGCAGGGCGAGGAGCGACTGCGAGGGCGTGGCTCCGAGCCTGGACCGACCCGTTCCCGACGCGCTGGTGCGGTCCGGCGCCCGGTTGACGGGACGGAACGTGTTGCTGTCAGGGTCTTTGCTGGTGTCCCGGGCGCGCATGGGGTCCTCTCCGCGAGTGATGACGTCCCTCCTGCATACGCGGTCGGCAGCCGGCAGGTCAGGGGCGCCAGGGCAGAGGTCGGTGCACGATCGGACGGCGGAGGCGGGCCGCTCGGACATTGCTTTCTGTCCGCCTCGCCCACCCCGCCCGCTGCGTCAGTCTCCGTGCGGGAGACCGACACCGCCCCCGCACCGGCCGCACTCTGAGCAACCGCCCGACCGCCCCAACCGGCCGCCCGACCGACTGCCCAACCGTCCGCCCGGCCGCCCGGCCGCCCGACCGCCTGACCACCTGACCACCCGGCCGCCGGACTCGAACTGGAGTGGGGCATGCGTTTTAGCATGGCCGCATGGAGATATCGAAGCTGTCCGCCGAGGCGCGGCAGCGGCGTAGTGCTGAGATACGGGCGTTTCTGCGCTCGCGGCGGGCGCGGCTGACGCCCGCGGACGTGGGTATGGCGGCGGGCAGCGGTCGACGTACACCGGGGCTGCGGCGCGAGGAAGTGGCGGTACTCGCGGGAGTGGGTGTCTCCTGGTACACGTGGCTGGAGCAGGGGCGCGACATCAACGTGTCGGCCGAAGTGCTGGACGCCATCGCCCGAGTACTGCGCCTGGCCGCCGCCGAGCGCGAGCACCTGTACCTGCTGGCCGGACTGAATCCGCCCCAGGCCGCGCCAGCGGACCGCGCCGTCCCGGCGGGGATCCGCCGGGTCGTCGACGGGTGGCTGCCGCGGCCCGCGTACGTCATCGACCGGCACTGGAAGCTGGTCGCCGTCAACCGGGCGGCCCAACTGGTATTCGGGTACGGGGAGTTCGACCACAGTTGTCTGGTCAGCTTCTTCACCGGTGCGCACTTCCGCGCCGTGCTGTGCGGCTGGGAGGACGCGGCGCGGCAGATCGTCGGCCTGTTCCGCGCGGATGCCGCGCGCTACCCGGACGATCCGGAGTTCGGCCGGCTCGCGGAGGACATGTGTGCCGTCAGTCCCGCCTTCGCCGCCGTCTGGGCAGAACATCCGGTGGGCGCCGCGACCGAGGGCACCAAGTCACTGGTGCACCCCTCAGCGGGAGAGCTGACATTCGACTACACGATGCTGCCCGTCTCCGATCTGCCGGGCGCTCGGCTGCTGCTGTACACACCGGCGGGCGGGACACCGACCGAGAGCCGCGTGGTCGACCTGCTGGACGCTGACGAGCTGGTCACGGTCACCGCCTCGTAAGGCCGTGTGAGGCCGTACCACCACGCGCCATGGCGCGGCACGGCGCGGCACGGCTCTGTGGTGTCGTCGACCGGCCGCGCGGTCGCTGGTCAGTGCCGAGGGTGGTGGTGACAGACCCAGGATCAGGTGACACTGCCGGCATTCCCCGTACCGCCTCAGGATCGTTGGCATGCAGCGATTCACGAACAAGACGGTCCTGGTCACCGGCGGCACCAGCGGTATGGGGCTCGCCACCGCGCGGCGGCTCCTGGACGAGGGCGCCTACGTCGTCATCACCGGCCGCGACACCGCACGCCTCGACGCGGCGGTCGCCCAGCTCGACGCGGTGGAGGACCGCGTCCTGGCCGTGCGGGCCGACGCGGCCTCCCTGTCCGACCTCGACACACTGATGCGCCGTATCGAGACCTGGCGAGGCACGCTGGACGCGGTCTTCGCCAACGCCGGGGTCGGCGTCTTCAAGCCGACCGCGGAGATCACCGAGGAGGACTTCGACCGGACGGTCGACGTCAACTTCAAAGGTGTCTTCTTCACCGTGCAGAAGGCGTTGCGGCTGATGCCGCGGGGCGGCGCCGTCGTCATCAACGCCTCCTGGACCCTGTACCGCGGACTGCCCGTCGCCTCTGTCTATTCCGCCAGCAAGGCGGCGGTACACAACCTCGCCCGCACCATGGGCTCCGACCTGGCCGCCCGCGGCATCCGCGTCAACTCCGTCAGCCCCGGCTACATCGACACACCGATGTGGCGCGGGGCCAACACCCACCCGGAAGCGGAAGCCCGCAACTCCGCCGAGGTGGCACTGGGCGCGCTCGGTCATCCGGACGAAGTCGCCGCGGCCGTCGCCTTCCTCGCTTCCGACGACGCCGCGTACATCACGGGCCAGGACCTCGTCGTCGACGGCGGCCTCGTCGGCTCGGTACCGGCCCGATGAGCGTGGCGGGTGCCGCTCTGCCGCTCCGCTCACAGGTCCTTTCGCAGGAGGGCACACATCGTTTCGTAGCGATGGACCGTCCCGTCGGGTGCTTCCTCGTCCCACGCATCCGGCCTGCGGCTGTACTCGACGTAGCCCAGGCGCTCGTACAGGGCGCGAGCCCGCGGGTTGTTCTCCTCCACCGCCAATTCGGCCCTTCGCAGGCCGCGGTTCCTGATCCGCTGTTCGGCGGCTCGGATCAGCAGTGATCCCAGGCCACAGGACTGGAGTGCCGGGAGCACGGCGAGCTGCCACAAGGTTCCGGCCCCTTCGGTGACCTGGTAGTCGATGCCGCCGATCGCCACCGGTAGGTCCGTAGGAGTGCAGACGGCCAGGTAGTCCACCTCGCCCGCCGAAGCGCGGGCCAACTCACGCTCCACGTGGCGCAGGTGGGTTGCCGAGCCGGACCAGGTGCACGCGGGCAGGTCCCGGGGCAGCAGGTCGCGCACGCTGACGGGCATGACGATGGTGGCGTCGGCGGTGGCCTTGCTGGGGGCGTGTGTGGTGTTCACAGCCCCGAGCATGCCTACCGTCGCGATGGCGCGGCAACGCATGTGGTCCCACGGCCCGTCGGGAGCGAGTCCGCCGGTCCGGTCGGCCGCCGGGTCAGTCGATCTCGAACCGTCCTGGGGTGGGCACCGCCGGTGCCGCTGCGGGCGCCTGGGCCGGCTCCAGGGCCTGGTTCCCTTCCAAGGCGCTCGCGCCGACCCAGTTCAGGTCGGAGTCGAAGTCGGATTCGCTGTCGCTGCTGTTCGGTGCCTGGGTGGCATCCGAGATGCTTTCGCCCTTTCTGGGTTTTCCTTGCTTCTGGTTGATCCGCTTTATCGCGTCCTGCAGGGCATTCGGGTTCTCCAGCAGGGGAAGTCCGATCCCGGGTGCTTCCTTCCCGGTGGCTGCCTTGAAGGCGCCGCGGGCAAAAGTGGTGCAGTTGTACGATGCGAGGCTGTAGGGGTGATTGGAGTTGTGGGTGACGTACTCCTTGAACTTCTCCACCTGGGCGGCCGTCAGTTCCACATCGAGCCTGCTGGTGGCGTCGTCCGGACTGTCGTAGTTCTTGCGGACCGCGCCGCGCACCGTCCTGAAGGCATTGCGGGCGTTGACTTCTTCCGTCGGGAAGAATCCGTAGGTCTTGTACGAGGTGTCGTCCCCTGATTTCGTGTACAGGGTCACCCACGCGTGTCCGAAGCCGCCCGCTACGTATTGCGCCCGATGGGTCCTGCTCGTCTTGCGGACCTGAATGTGGAGCCGGTAGGTGGGACTGCCCGCGTCGTTCTCGCCGGCCCGCTGGAGAGCGAGTGCGCCGGTCTCCGGCCGGCGGTTGAGCAGCTGCGTCACGGCGGCGTTGCCCGCGCTGCGTTGGAGGGCGAGCATCTGAGCCGCGTCCATCTGAGCCGTGTCCAGGTGGCTCCCGGCGCCTTCGGTGGTCACCGTGATGGGCAGCGCCGGGCGGGGCGAGGGGACGGAACGCTGTGGCCTCGCGACGTGCTGTGGTCTCGCGGCGACCGGAGCGCGGCCACCCCGGGCTGCGGGGTGGACGGGTTGTCCGTGTTGAGGTCCCATCACGTTGACTCCCTCTTGGCGCGTGCCGTGACAGTCGGTCATTCCCGCACGGTGAGCCGTGGCCGGTCGAGAGCCGTTCGGGCAGTCCTGTGGGCAATGTGGAAGGGAAGGTGATTGCGTTCAACTTATTGACTGGACTGGGGTGTGTTCATAGCTTGTCGACGCACTAGTTGGTGACGAGTGGTGACGTGAAGCGGCGTGAAGTGACGTGAAGTGAAGAGGGGCGGCTGGCTGTTGCCGCCACGGTCCACCGAGGAGGACACGTGAGAGCCATCCGTATGCTCAGGGCATTGGCCCCGCTGCTGGCCGGCGCCATGCTCGTCGGTGCCGCGCCCCTGGCCGGTGCGGTCCCGGCCTCGGCACGGCAACCGGACAGCGTCGTCCGTACCGAGCAGGGTTCGGTACG includes these proteins:
- a CDS encoding GNAT family N-acetyltransferase; translation: MLSLTEIAEDPVILTRRLKPPGGRVLVFRPLTCADAERLAAFLTALSPETRRLSTFDGYDLAAARELCDAIARYDKLRLVLEEVPALKGAYAPAGRIVGLLEFSLALTAADIARYRKAGIRLTERTDCRFGPTLADDYQDRGVGTLLLPLITEVAQLLGRTRIILWGGVLTHNPRAIRYYEKNGFQPVGCFSGADGSPSLDMILDLRSSP
- a CDS encoding RidA family protein, with amino-acid sequence MTTGRAITLIRSDSLSDVAEYAYAATAPAGSRLIFLAGACPLNEDGSTAAIGDYAGQAAKAVENMQTALAAAGASMYDVISTRVLVASSRQEDLVSAWEVVRDAFGEHDVPSTLMGVTVLGYDDQLVEIEAVAAVLDS
- a CDS encoding dienelactone hydrolase family protein; amino-acid sequence: MASHSRDSNGHDTAVVVAHEIYGVNEHISGVAKMLRPYRCDVFTPGFLPSGVVYAREDESEAYRQFTRTPGVAGMGNALAQYAEGLRERYRRVLCIGFSVGATSTWLASGTGAVDGAVCFYGSRIRDHLDIQPTAPCLVIFAEQEPSFSVPAITERLVDRKGVVTEVHPCRHGFCDPGSPHYSAVHSRQAWTSATRFLGLSR
- a CDS encoding eCIS core domain-containing protein, which codes for MRARDTSKDPDSNTFRPVNRAPDRTSASGTGRSRLGATPSQSLLALQRSAGNAAVARMLQRANEEEHHEHSAGCGHQQTESAPAPVQRSAVHDVLSSGGQPMDQAVRQEMEARLGADFSDVRLHTDSTARASAAEVGARAYTSGNHVVIGDGGADKHTLAHELTHVIQQRQGPVAGTDNGAGLKVSDPSDRFEREAEANATRVMAAPVQRAVDSRQPGESAADGPQHAVSPSAQSADVQRAPKNTGSSKQGEHIFNALNSLADNVHSKLKSMRDQRIKELNDQGRSLSKEQRGRALAQQGAKGKLERLKEEAAKAGVKREHPRFRSAMQGAAKDASGSDPNSLRYSELSRNVLAAVDTCGTRDWNGGAAIRAYSGDVLESIIIDQDARRQARDNELPPSDRKEFDKWFADTRASMHALFDEIITTADAMHDMLRVTRRGAGGYPDRGKPGAEELSDTDLETTAN
- a CDS encoding helix-turn-helix transcriptional regulator → MEISKLSAEARQRRSAEIRAFLRSRRARLTPADVGMAAGSGRRTPGLRREEVAVLAGVGVSWYTWLEQGRDINVSAEVLDAIARVLRLAAAEREHLYLLAGLNPPQAAPADRAVPAGIRRVVDGWLPRPAYVIDRHWKLVAVNRAAQLVFGYGEFDHSCLVSFFTGAHFRAVLCGWEDAARQIVGLFRADAARYPDDPEFGRLAEDMCAVSPAFAAVWAEHPVGAATEGTKSLVHPSAGELTFDYTMLPVSDLPGARLLLYTPAGGTPTESRVVDLLDADELVTVTAS
- a CDS encoding SDR family NAD(P)-dependent oxidoreductase; this translates as MQRFTNKTVLVTGGTSGMGLATARRLLDEGAYVVITGRDTARLDAAVAQLDAVEDRVLAVRADAASLSDLDTLMRRIETWRGTLDAVFANAGVGVFKPTAEITEEDFDRTVDVNFKGVFFTVQKALRLMPRGGAVVINASWTLYRGLPVASVYSASKAAVHNLARTMGSDLAARGIRVNSVSPGYIDTPMWRGANTHPEAEARNSAEVALGALGHPDEVAAAVAFLASDDAAYITGQDLVVDGGLVGSVPAR
- a CDS encoding GNAT family N-acetyltransferase, which translates into the protein MLGAVNTTHAPSKATADATIVMPVSVRDLLPRDLPACTWSGSATHLRHVERELARASAGEVDYLAVCTPTDLPVAIGGIDYQVTEGAGTLWQLAVLPALQSCGLGSLLIRAAEQRIRNRGLRRAELAVEENNPRARALYERLGYVEYSRRPDAWDEEAPDGTVHRYETMCALLRKDL